The DNA segment CGTCATTATCCCGGGCTCGAACGTCTCGCTCTTCTCGATCACGCCGTGTGCGTGTATTCCGGACTCGTGCGAGAACGCATTCTCGCCAACTATCGGCTTCGTTATGGGGATTTGCACACCGGAGAACCGCTCGATCAGCTTTGCCGTCTCAAACAGATATTCCGTATGTATGTTCGTCTTGAGCCCGTAGATTGCGTTCAGGCTCATCACGGTCTCAACGAGATCTGCATTGCCCGCTCGCTCGCCCAGCCCATTCACGGCTACCTGAACTTGCGATGCGCCTGCTTTTACCGCTGCCAGACTGTTTGCGACCGCGAGCCCGAAATCGTTATGGCAGTGTATGCTGATCGGCACGTGTACGGCGCGATAGATCTCTCCCACCAGCTCGTAGATCGCGAACGGCTCACTCACACCCACGGTGTCCGGCACGTTCAAAATGTCCGCACCCGCGTCCTCTGCCGTCTTGAATAACTCAACCAGGAAGTCTAATTCTGTGCGGGTCGCATCCATCGCGGAGAACATACACAAAAACCCGTGCTCCTTGACGTACTTCGTCATCGCATAGGTCTGCTCTTTTACCGCTTCCTCGCTCATCTTCGTCGTGTGGTCGCGCTGGATCTTCGAGGATGGCACGAAGATGTGAATCAGATCGACGTTGCAATCGATGCATGCGTCGATATCCTGCGTCAAGACGCGCGCCAATCCGCATACCTTTG comes from the Methanomicrobia archaeon genome and includes:
- a CDS encoding 2-isopropylmalate synthase, whose protein sequence is MKGGDIQGESGSARTIEVFDTTLRDGEQTPGISFTTEQKRTIARQLDKLGVDIIEAGYPISSREELEMVKLICNEGLSSKVCGLARVLTQDIDACIDCNVDLIHIFVPSSKIQRDHTTKMSEEAVKEQTYAMTKYVKEHGFLCMFSAMDATRTELDFLVELFKTAEDAGADILNVPDTVGVSEPFAIYELVGEIYRAVHVPISIHCHNDFGLAVANSLAAVKAGASQVQVAVNGLGERAGNADLVETVMSLNAIYGLKTNIHTEYLFETAKLIERFSGVQIPITKPIVGENAFSHESGIHAHGVIEKSETFEPGIMT